The window TCAAAGGACGCGATGCCTCCGCGCCGATCCTGCTCATCGTGGATTCGCCGGAGCGTCTGGAGGCCATCTGCCTGGACGTATCCCACAACGCGCTGGCGTGCATGCGCCAATTCTGGCCCGGCCCGCTCAGCCTCCTGCTTCCTAAGAAACCGATCCTGCCTGACTCGTTGACCGCAGGCAGTTCCAAGGTCTGCGTGCGCTGTCCGGGCGCGGAAACCGCGCGCGCCTTCTGTTCGAAGGCGGGCGGCATCATCACGTCGACCTCCGCGAACCTGTCTGGCCAACCGCCCGCGACTTCGCTCGCGGGAATCACGCTCGAAGGTATCGCGATGGCCATCGACGGCGGCGCCTTGCCGCCCAGCCCGCCCTCGACCGTATTCGACCCGGACCAAGGAGTGATCATCCGCCACGGAGCCATCGCCGACGACGACCTCAAACCCTGGTTGAGTGAATGACGGGGTGTCCCGCTGGGGTAATTCAACCGATCATTGTCCCGTAAGCACT of the Candidatus Hydrogenedentota bacterium genome contains:
- a CDS encoding threonylcarbamoyl-AMP synthase, with the protein product MNVVPPNESGYAQAAAAIRNGEIVAYPTETVYGLGVDPFNEDALAKLFRVKGRDASAPILLIVDSPERLEAICLDVSHNALACMRQFWPGPLSLLLPKKPILPDSLTAGSSKVCVRCPGAETARAFCSKAGGIITSTSANLSGQPPATSLAGITLEGIAMAIDGGALPPSPPSTVFDPDQGVIIRHGAIADDDLKPWLSE